Proteins encoded in a region of the Ptychodera flava strain L36383 chromosome 4, AS_Pfla_20210202, whole genome shotgun sequence genome:
- the LOC139132181 gene encoding uncharacterized protein: MLFIHQCVTDVHIWRRMAVVDVVSLAVFLLCAAQSSMSAAVLWDEGRRSENFDPFCFREPTNDVEDFVSIDYTKALGSSGVFFPYQVHDNCCMTIYAPAPDNLLPPQSIQSPKLMCTDVTGRDYKALTTNKMYFPMEKWPNLTIINPEWGLSTSILAVVEARLPKGLSSFECMFEIQQSQYPLTVRLVYNIQIQACPLGLYGADCSENCTCYNDASCHSFNGACYCAPGWRGETCGEVYQEAVIIPSKNLEEVYVSEQLNLTCGVFHFNATNTTWYFNNVFKSWNEIHSIDFVSDVNYNDNKRTTGHYKCVVKSTEGGEYEAVLDLQVHDCPSGMYGTVCDMNCACPVNSTCERFAGCLCFAGLTGNNCDQVCPTNSYGRNCSEECLCQNGDCDHVTGNCTCIDGWEGVYCEETIPGLQVQNLVILVVLCVLFWALLIVITACAIWRRILNIRKRNTSTADRIRLLQNIAEVDTRNDEESNVMVADISKWIIKGSELKMGELVGQGGFGTVFKAKYHKEDHGEMTVAVKTCKSDISNKEEKALLSEAYHHIRLGIHRNIVNIHGVVVDDGPLKIVVEYAEKGDLLEYLLEMQSKQKYKTSTFMDSLQHEGSFITDITVDTCTGLAHLHQKHIIHRDVAARNVVIYGDNVGKLCDFGLARDVYSYIYKKPINENDDVKLPLRWMAPGTLEGDYGYSTESDIWSFGVLLWEVSSLGRRPYEHLANNQIVDMITHGTRLSRCQGCPTDLYEVMKDCWNSETHSRPSAGDLVQRLITLKRQQKGFFTEPMNANPNTNSVHNDSHMILDPMPVLTLDIEE, translated from the exons CCGTCCTTTGGGATGAAGGTCGTCGATCAGAAAACTTCGACCCTTTCTGTTTCCGTGAACCCACCAACGATGTGGAG GACTTCGTTTCCATCGATTATACCAAGGCACTTGGATCATCAGGAGTGTTTTTCCCCTATCAAGTGCACGACAATT GTTGCATGACCATATATGCACCGGCACCTGATAACCTTTTGCCGCCACAGAGTATCCAGTCACCCAAATTGATGTGTACAGACGTCACAGGACGGGATTACAAAGCGCTAACAACTAATAAAATGTACTTTCCGATGGAAAAGTGGCCGAACTTGACTATCATCAATCCCGAGTGGGGCTTATCGACGTCTATTCTTGCAGTGGTAGAGGCTAGGCTGCCAAAGGGCCTCTCAAGCTTCGAATGTATGTTTGAAATACAGCAAAGCCAATATCCATTGACGGTGAGACTTGTGTATAATATACAGATTCAAG CTTGCCCTCTGGGCTTGTATGGCGCAGACTGCAGTGAAAACTGCACATGTTACAACGATGCGTCTTGTCATAGTTTCAACGGGGCGTGTTATTGTGCCCCAGGGTGGCGAGGTGAAACCTGCGGGGAAG TTTATCAAGAAGCGGTGATAATTCCGTCGAAAAACCTAGAGGAAGTGTACGTTAGCGAGCAGTTAAACCTGACCTGCGGCGTCTTTCACTTCAATGCGACCAATACAACCTGGTATTTCAACAACGTGTTCAAAAGTTG GAATGAAATTCACAGCATTGATTTTGTTAGTGACGTGAATTACAACGACAATAAAAGAACTACTGGTCACTACAAATGCGTAGTTAAATCAACAGAAGGAGGGGAATACGAAGCTGTTCTCGATCTTCAAGTTCATG ACTGTCCATCAGGAATGTACGGCACAGTTTGTGATATGAATTGCGCATGTCCCGTTAATTCTACCTGTGAGAGATTTGCCGGCTGCCTGTGTTTTGCTGGATTGACTGGAAACAACTGTGACCAAG TTTGCCCAACCAACTCTTATGGACGTAACTGTAGCGAAGAGTGTCTTTGTCAAAATGGGGACTGTGATCATGTGACAGGAAATTGCACGTGTATTGATGGATGGGAAGGAGTTTACTGTGAAG AGACAATTCCTGGTCTCCAAGTTCAAAACCTCGTCATTTTGGTGGTattgtgtgttttgttttgggCGTTACTGATAGTTATAACAGCCTGCGCCATCTGGCGGCGAATTCTTAATATAAGGAAACGCAACACGTCAACAGCAGATCGCATCAGACTTCTGCAG AACATAGCTGAGGTGGACACTAGAAATGACGAAGAAAGCAATGTGATGGTAGCTGATATCTCAAAGTGGATCATCAAAGGATCTGAGCTCAAAATGGGAGAACTTGTTGGACAAGGAGGGTTTGGCACTGTATTCAAAGCCAAATACCACAAAGAGGACCATGGGGAAATGACCGTGGCAgttaaaacatgcaaat CTGACATTTCCAACAAGGAAGAAAAGGCGCTACTATCCGAGGCATATCATCATATAAGACTGGGAATTCATCGAAACATTGTTAATATCCATGGCGTCGTAGTGGATGATG GACCACTGAAGATAGTCGTGGAATACGCAGAAAAGGGCGACCTCTTAGAGTATTTATTGGAAATGCAGTCAAAACAGAAATACAAAACGTCGACCTTTATGGATTCCCTGCAGCATGAGGGCTCATTCATAACGGACATCACTGTAGACACATGCACAGGACTTGCTCATCTTCACCAGAAACAC ATTATCCACAGAGACGTAGCGGCCCGAAATGTTGTCATTTACGGCGATAATGTCGGAAAATTGTGTGATTTCGGTCTTGCAAGAGATGTCTATTCCTACATATACAAGAAACCGATTAACGAgaacgatgacgtcaaacttCCTCTCCGATGGATGGCTCCAGGGACACTAGAAGGTGACTACGGATACTCCACGGAAAGTGACAT ATGGTCCTTTGGGGTTTTGTTATGGGAAGTCAGTTCACTAG GGCGACGCCCATATGAGCATCTGGCAAATAATCAGATCGTAGATATGATAACACATGGAACAAGACTTTCAAGATGCCAAGGTTGTCCTACTGATTT GTACGAAGTTATGAAAGACTGCTGGAACAGCGAAACGCACAGCAGACCAAGTGCCGGTGACCTAGTTCAACGTTTGATCACTCTGAAACGCCAGCAAAAG GGATTCTTCACCGAACCAATGAATGCTAATCCGAACACCAACAGCGTCCACAACGACTCCCATATGATACTTGATCCCATGCCTGTACTGACGTTAGATATCGAGGAGTAG